From the Flavobacterium gyeonganense genome, the window GAAGTACAATCTCACATTGGAGAAAACACTGTTCGTACAATCTCTATGGACTCAACAGACGGTTTGTCAAGAGGATATGAAGTAGTTGGAACAGGAAATCCAATCCAGATGCCAATCGGTCCGGATGTATACGGAAGATTATTTAATGTTGTTGGAGATGCCATCGATGGTTTAGGTGAATTACCTAAAACTGGAGAAAACGGTCTGCCTATTCACAGACAAGCTCCTAAATTTGAAGATTTATCAACTTCATCTGAAGTTTTATTTACAGGTATCAAAGTAATTGATTTGATCGAGCCTTACGCAAAAGGAGGTAAAATTGGATTGTTCGGTGGTGCAGGTGTTGGTAAAACAGTATTGATTCAGGAGTTGATCAACAATATCGCAAAAGGTCACGGTGGACTTTCAGTATTCGCTGGAGTAGGTGAAAGAACACGTGAAGGAAATGACTTGCTTCGTGAGATGTTAGAGTCAGGAATTATTAAATACGGTGATGATTTCATGCATTCTATGGAAAATGGAGGATGGGATTTATCTAAAGTAGATATGCCAGGAATGAGAGAATCTAAAGCTACTTTCGTTTTCGGACAAATGAATGAGCCACCTGGAGCTCGTGCACGTGTGGCCCTTTCAGGATTATCTATCGCTGAGTATTTCCGTGATGGAGCTGGATCAGACCAAGGAAAAGATGTATTATTCTTCGTTGATAATATCTTCCGTTTTACTCAAGCAGGTTCTGAGGTATCAGCACTTTTAGGACGTATGCCATCTGCGGTAGGTTACCAACCAACATTGGCAACTGAGATGGGTGCAATGCAAGAGCGTATTACATCTACAAACAAAGGATCTATTACATCTGTACAAGCGGTTTACGTTCCTGCGGATGACTTAACTGACCCGGCGCCGGCTACAACTTTCGCCCACTTAGATGCAACAACAGTATTGTCTCGTAAAATTGCTGAGTTAGGTATTTATCCAGCGGTTGACCCGTTAGATTCTACTTCAAGAATTTTGACTCCACATATCTTAGGAGATGAGCACTACAACTGTGCACAAAGAGTAAAAGAAATTCTTCAAAAATACAAACAATTACAAGATATCATCGCGATTCTTGGTATGGAGGAGTTATCTGAAGAAGATAAACTTTCTGTATCTAGAGCACGTCGTGTACAACGTTTCTTGTCTCAGCCATTCCACGTAGCAGAGCAATTTACAGGTATTCCAGGTGTATTAGTTGATATTAAGGATACTATAAAAGGATTTAACATGATTATCGATGGTGAATTAGATCACCTTCCAGAAGCAGCTTTCAACTTGAAAGGTTCTATTCAGGATGCAATCGAAGCTGGAGAGAAAATGTTAGCTGAAGCGTAATCAGGCAAAGCTTGATCAACATCAAAAATAAAATTCCAAATTCCAAAATTGGGATTTGGAATTTTTTTATAATTTGAAATTTTTAAAAAACAGTTATGATTTTAGAAATAGTATCACCAGAAGCAAAATTATTTTCAGGAGAAGTAACATCTGTTACATTGCCTGGAGTTGACGGAAGCTTTCAAATATTGAATCATCACGCTCCTATAGTTTCTATTCTAGAAAAAGGAACTATTAAAATTGCGGCTTCAAGCTTCAGTTTTTCTAAAGAAGTTGCAGGTAAATTCACGAAAGTAAATGACCAGACTTATACTTTGGAAATTAATTCGGGAACTATTGAGATGAAAGACAATAAAATTATTGTTTTAGCAGACTAAGACAATTTAAAATAATTTTAAAAAGCCAAACATTAATGTTTGGCTTTTTTTGTCGTCTTCTGTTTTTATTCTTTTACATATTCCATGATATCTCCTGGTTGGCATTCTAATATTTCGCAGATGGTTTCTAATGTTGAAATACGAATTGCTTTTGCTTTTCCTGTTTTTAATATAGAAAGATTAGCTGTAGTAATTCCAATTTTTTCTGCCAGTTCGTTTGAGCGCATTTTGCGTTTAGCGAGCATTACGTCTAAGTTGATGATAATTGGCATATTAAATAGTTAATTCGTTTTCTTCTTCTAGTGATCTTCCTCTTTCAATCAGTTTGGTTAGCAGCACCAAAATACTTCCTAAAAATACGGCATAAAATTCGACATCTATAGTTGGATTAAATGTAACTCTGATATTTTGGAAATAAGTATTCTGCAAAGATGCTAAAACTTGTGGTTCGATCAATATATAACCAAATAAATTAGCATCAAAGAAGCTGTAAATTATAGGGATTAATTGCGAGAACAGAAAAACATATCCTAATCCTTTAATGTAAGTTGAAAGAGGTTTTGAAAAATAAATTTCTTTAGCCAGTTCTCTTAAAATAAGCGCCAGAAAAATCATTTTCAGAATCAAAACAATACTGTTTAAATGTTCTCTTATTGCTAACATGGCGTTGGTAGAAGATTCGTTAGTCAATATTTTTAAATAAGCAGAATCTCCTTGAGGAGCATATCTTATGAATTTAAACCTTTTGGTTTGTTTGTGCAGATAATTTCCACTTCCATCAGCACCTACTGAAATACGATAATTGCTTTCAGAGCCAACATTGTAGACGTTTATAGCTTTTGCTATTTTGTTATCCTTTAGGTATGTGCTGCTGATCTGAGGATAAGAGTCCCCTGCATATACCCCAAAACCTCCTTGACTTTTTCTTATAGAATCAGGAATTTGCAAAGTGAGTGTGGCAGGTACATAATAGCCTTCGGAAGTTTTGCTTCCCATTGTATATGTTGAATTACCGCTTTTTACCACATATTGCCCATCTTTTCCAAAAAATTTTCCAGAAACGGCTGTTAGAAAAAAAAGACTGTAAACAATAATACCAAATATTACAGCAAAGTAAAGTAAAGATGCAAAATGCTTGACTGGATTCATAATAATTTAGATTTTAATTTATTGCAAACTTATAATTAATTATCTAAAAACAATAATTAATTATTAAAAAACGATTTTATCTTGGTTATATAATATTAAAAAAGAATTGATTCATAATATTTATTGGCAATTTGGACTTTGCATCATTAGAATTTAATTGATTAAAAGTATTATTGTGTATTTTTGAATTATTAAAATCTGTTTATAAAATATTGATTCATCATAAAAGCGTAGTAAGCTTTTATTCTTTCGCTTTATCACAATGATAAAGTGCAATTATTTATGTCAAATTTTATAAAGAGTATCATGATAAATATAAAAAAAGTTGCCGTATTAGGCGGAGGCGGCAAAACTGGAAAATATCTTGTAAACCAGTTGTTAGAAAAAGAAATTAATGTAAAAGTTCTTTTAAGAAACCCGGAAACCTTTACAATTCAAAATTCAAAAGTCGAAATTATTGAGGGTGATGCCATCAACGAAAGCAATATAAGATCTTTACTTGAGGATTGCGATGCTGTAGTTAGCACTATCGGACAACGACCAGGTGAACCCATGGTTGCAAGTAATGCAACTAAAAATGTTCTAAAGATTATGACTGACCTTACTATTCAGCGATATGTTTTGCTGGCAGGTATCAATATCGATACCCCTTTTGATAAAAAGGAAGAAAAAACTATAGCTGCAACTGACTGGATGAAAACCAATTATCCTGAAATTCAGCAAGACCGTCAACTTACCTACAATTTATTAACTGAAAGTGATGTAAACTGGACATTGGTTCGTGTCCCGTTTATTGAATTTACTGATACCAGTTCCGAAATTATTGTAAATCTTGAAGACTGTCCGGGAGATAAAATCAGCTCTTTTGACATTGCTAGCTTTATGGTTCAGGAAATGATTGAGGAAAAATTCGTTAGAAAATCGCCTTTTATAACGAATATTTAAAAATCAGATTTGCAATGGCGGGTGATTGATCCCGCTGTTGTTTTAATCTAAGTTCAATTTCATAACTTTGCTTTTATGAAATTACCTGAAAATCTTATTCAAAAGCTTGAAACCCGAAAGCAAAACAACGCGTTAAGACAATTACCTAGTTTTAATAACCGTGTTGATTTTTCTTCAAATGATTATATCGGATTTTCAAGGTCTGAAACCATTTTCAAACAGGCACATCATTATTTGATTGAAAATGATATAATTCAGAATGGAGCTACAGGTTCGCGACTACTTTCCGGAAATCATTATCTATATCAAATTACAGAGACACTTATAAAAGAATTTCATGAAGCAGAATCAGCTTTAATTTTTAATTCGGGTTATGATGCCAACCTTGGTTTTTTTAGCGCTGTACCGCAGCGAAATGATGTTATTTTATATGATGAATTATGTCATGCTTCAATTCGCGATGGAATTTCTATATCAAATGCTAAATCTTACAAATTCAGCCATAATGATTTTGAAGATTTAGAGCGGTTAATTTTAAAATTTCCTGAGACAAATATTTATATTGTTACTGAAACTGTTTTTTCAATGGATGGCGACTGTCCAAACCTGGAAGAATTAGCAGAACTTACAGAAAAACACAATTGTTATCTGATAGTTGATGAAGCACACTCTCTTGGTATTTTTGGTCATAAAGGAGAAGGCATAATACAATCCCTAAATTTGCACAACAGAATTTTTGCCCGAATAGTGACTTTCGGAAAAGGGCTGGGATGTCACGGTGCTGTCGTTTTAGGAAATTCAGAACTTAAAGAATATTTAATAAACTTCGCCAGAAGCTTTATTTATACAACAGGTTTGTCTCCGCATGCTGTTGCTACAATCTTGATTGCGTACCAGCATTTAGAAGTAGAAAAAGAAGCGATTGAAAAATTACGTCAAAATATTATTTTCTTTAATCAACAGAAAAATTTATTGGGCTTAAAGCCAATGTTTGTTCGGAGCAAATCGGCTATTCAATCGGCTATTGTTCCCGGGAATGAAAAAGTGAAGCAAGTGGCACAGCAACTTCAAGATAAGGGATTTGATGTAAAAGCAATTCTTTCGCCTACAGTTCCGGAAGGTCAGGAACGACTTCGTTTTTGTATTCATAGTTATAATACGCAAGAAGAAATTAGTCAAGTTTTAGAATTTCTTAGAGATTTGATCTTTTAGTTATTTCACAGAGATACGCAAAAGAAACACAAAGATTCACAAAGCTAATTTTGAGAATCTTTGTGTTTTTTTCTTTGTGAATCTCTGTGTGATAAAAAAATATTCTCTTCTGAAGTGCTATGTTTCCTCACTTTCTGAAAAATTTAAAAAAAAATATTTTTTTTTGTAACGTTTTGATTGTTTGTTCACTTACGAGTCGTAATCAAATAAATCAAAATAATTATGAAAACCACATCAACTTCTGTTAGCGAAAAAAAATCAGCTTACATATTTATCTTTTTAACCTCTTT encodes:
- the atpD gene encoding F0F1 ATP synthase subunit beta yields the protein MSKVIGKVAQIIGPVVDVVFNGKDVELPKIYDSLEVTKKDGTLLVLEVQSHIGENTVRTISMDSTDGLSRGYEVVGTGNPIQMPIGPDVYGRLFNVVGDAIDGLGELPKTGENGLPIHRQAPKFEDLSTSSEVLFTGIKVIDLIEPYAKGGKIGLFGGAGVGKTVLIQELINNIAKGHGGLSVFAGVGERTREGNDLLREMLESGIIKYGDDFMHSMENGGWDLSKVDMPGMRESKATFVFGQMNEPPGARARVALSGLSIAEYFRDGAGSDQGKDVLFFVDNIFRFTQAGSEVSALLGRMPSAVGYQPTLATEMGAMQERITSTNKGSITSVQAVYVPADDLTDPAPATTFAHLDATTVLSRKIAELGIYPAVDPLDSTSRILTPHILGDEHYNCAQRVKEILQKYKQLQDIIAILGMEELSEEDKLSVSRARRVQRFLSQPFHVAEQFTGIPGVLVDIKDTIKGFNMIIDGELDHLPEAAFNLKGSIQDAIEAGEKMLAEA
- a CDS encoding F0F1 ATP synthase subunit epsilon, whose protein sequence is MILEIVSPEAKLFSGEVTSVTLPGVDGSFQILNHHAPIVSILEKGTIKIAASSFSFSKEVAGKFTKVNDQTYTLEINSGTIEMKDNKIIVLAD
- a CDS encoding helix-turn-helix domain-containing protein — its product is MPIIINLDVMLAKRKMRSNELAEKIGITTANLSILKTGKAKAIRISTLETICEILECQPGDIMEYVKE
- a CDS encoding NAD(P)-dependent oxidoreductase, which codes for MINIKKVAVLGGGGKTGKYLVNQLLEKEINVKVLLRNPETFTIQNSKVEIIEGDAINESNIRSLLEDCDAVVSTIGQRPGEPMVASNATKNVLKIMTDLTIQRYVLLAGINIDTPFDKKEEKTIAATDWMKTNYPEIQQDRQLTYNLLTESDVNWTLVRVPFIEFTDTSSEIIVNLEDCPGDKISSFDIASFMVQEMIEEKFVRKSPFITNI
- a CDS encoding aminotransferase class I/II-fold pyridoxal phosphate-dependent enzyme, with protein sequence MKLPENLIQKLETRKQNNALRQLPSFNNRVDFSSNDYIGFSRSETIFKQAHHYLIENDIIQNGATGSRLLSGNHYLYQITETLIKEFHEAESALIFNSGYDANLGFFSAVPQRNDVILYDELCHASIRDGISISNAKSYKFSHNDFEDLERLILKFPETNIYIVTETVFSMDGDCPNLEELAELTEKHNCYLIVDEAHSLGIFGHKGEGIIQSLNLHNRIFARIVTFGKGLGCHGAVVLGNSELKEYLINFARSFIYTTGLSPHAVATILIAYQHLEVEKEAIEKLRQNIIFFNQQKNLLGLKPMFVRSKSAIQSAIVPGNEKVKQVAQQLQDKGFDVKAILSPTVPEGQERLRFCIHSYNTQEEISQVLEFLRDLIF